From a single Bremerella cremea genomic region:
- a CDS encoding bis(5'-nucleosyl)-tetraphosphatase, with translation MADTSLPQTKACGFLIVKGNPIESFLLMKHPKRWDLPKGHVDDGESEMECALRELEEETGIQADDITVDPGFRFQLQYVVNYKRKFGGSDALKTVVYFLARLERDVKLNLTEHGDFQWFPWKPPHNIQEQTINPLLAAVAQYLSESSQQ, from the coding sequence ATGGCCGACACCTCACTACCCCAGACTAAAGCTTGCGGTTTTCTGATTGTAAAAGGCAATCCGATCGAGTCATTCTTGTTGATGAAACACCCCAAACGCTGGGACTTACCTAAGGGGCATGTCGACGACGGCGAATCGGAAATGGAGTGTGCCCTGCGCGAACTGGAAGAAGAAACCGGTATTCAGGCCGACGACATCACAGTCGATCCTGGCTTTCGCTTTCAGCTGCAATACGTAGTGAACTACAAGCGAAAATTCGGCGGTAGCGATGCCCTAAAGACGGTGGTTTACTTTCTCGCTCGCCTGGAACGAGACGTCAAGTTGAACCTGACCGAGCATGGCGACTTTCAGTGGTTTCCCTGGAAACCCCCGCACAACATTCAGGAACAAACCATCAACCCGCTGTTAGCCGCCGTAGCTCAGTACTTGAGTGAAAGCTCGCAACAATAA
- a CDS encoding transglutaminase-like domain-containing protein, whose product MLSLRRHFAWILLLGVAGAGLAGCDSAPRGNSTNSKQNATSAPVVPSPALKFKDDVEQINSPHAEWGALFYQGEKIGFMMTNFERLKGEDGSYVRGTMVQRMVLRRDGQALDIRSENITLETLDGQLREFSTKIEEGTAVRRFVGKVSPDGKSLMITSEMTAGGKVSTDRVNWSAEYGGLLANYLLTHNPPLKSGEQREKTILLPSLNQPGMTRVEVLDEELVRMLDGSNVRLLKARLITQIPGQSLLSTTIWMDDSGEIVKSTSPIQQIETYRCSKEFALSKGKPVTFDLVTDMMVPVRGMPRVNVPLMPELTYRLNLKGSDPAEVFASQTNQVVTPIDEHTANLEVWRVRPDTKLPAALANAPIPTAEDLAASPLIEVNSPAVQSLAKLASLPEEDVWQKAVALEKFVHQTIQQKNFSQGFLSAAAVAEQKVGDCTEHSVLLIALLRANKIPARAAMGMVYVDYGGKQGFAYHMWTEAWIHDRWIPLDATRGEGGIGVDYIKVTQTSLTGSSAFAAFLPVTQVIGHLEVEVVETK is encoded by the coding sequence ATGCTCTCTCTTCGCCGCCATTTCGCATGGATTTTACTACTTGGGGTCGCTGGGGCTGGTCTTGCCGGTTGCGATAGTGCTCCGCGAGGAAATTCCACGAATTCAAAACAGAATGCTACGTCAGCCCCGGTGGTGCCTAGTCCGGCCCTGAAATTCAAAGATGACGTCGAGCAAATCAATTCACCCCACGCCGAATGGGGGGCTCTTTTCTATCAAGGAGAGAAGATTGGCTTCATGATGACGAATTTCGAGCGTCTTAAGGGGGAAGACGGTTCGTATGTTCGCGGAACGATGGTCCAAAGAATGGTGCTGCGGCGTGATGGTCAGGCGTTGGATATCCGCAGCGAGAATATCACACTCGAAACACTTGATGGTCAGCTAAGAGAGTTCAGCACAAAGATTGAGGAAGGAACCGCAGTGAGGCGGTTTGTTGGTAAGGTGAGCCCGGACGGCAAGTCGCTAATGATCACGAGCGAAATGACCGCGGGAGGGAAGGTTTCGACGGACAGAGTTAATTGGTCCGCGGAATACGGAGGCTTACTGGCAAATTACCTGCTAACCCACAATCCTCCTCTCAAGTCAGGCGAGCAAAGGGAAAAGACCATTTTGCTCCCCTCGCTTAATCAACCAGGCATGACGCGTGTGGAAGTACTGGATGAAGAACTGGTACGAATGCTTGATGGATCGAACGTGCGGCTACTGAAAGCAAGACTCATCACCCAAATTCCTGGCCAATCGCTGCTTAGCACCACCATCTGGATGGATGACTCTGGCGAGATCGTGAAGTCGACTTCCCCCATTCAGCAGATTGAAACCTATCGCTGTTCGAAAGAATTTGCCTTGAGTAAGGGTAAGCCGGTAACGTTCGATTTGGTCACCGACATGATGGTGCCAGTCCGAGGCATGCCACGGGTGAATGTGCCCCTGATGCCTGAATTAACTTACCGCTTGAATCTGAAAGGTAGCGATCCGGCTGAGGTTTTTGCTTCGCAGACCAACCAGGTCGTAACTCCGATCGATGAGCACACGGCTAATCTCGAAGTCTGGCGGGTTCGCCCAGATACGAAACTTCCCGCAGCCTTGGCAAACGCTCCGATACCAACTGCGGAAGACCTGGCCGCGAGTCCCTTGATTGAGGTTAATTCTCCGGCAGTACAATCGCTCGCCAAGTTGGCCTCGCTGCCGGAAGAGGATGTTTGGCAGAAAGCCGTCGCCCTAGAGAAATTCGTCCATCAAACGATTCAGCAGAAAAACTTTTCGCAAGGCTTTCTTTCTGCTGCTGCCGTGGCCGAGCAGAAAGTGGGCGACTGTACTGAGCATTCCGTTTTGTTGATCGCCTTGCTGCGAGCGAACAAAATACCGGCTCGGGCCGCGATGGGAATGGTGTATGTTGATTATGGTGGCAAGCAAGGTTTCGCCTACCACATGTGGACCGAGGCTTGGATCCACGATCGTTGGATTCCCCTAGACGCCACGCGTGGTGAAGGGGGAATTGGTGTCGACTACATTAAGGTCACACAAACCAGTCTCACAGGATCGAGCGCGTTTGCGGCATTTCTACCAGTGACCCAAGTGATTGGGCATCTGGAGGTCGAGGTGGTCGAAACGAAGTAG